One part of the Micrococcus sp. 2A genome encodes these proteins:
- a CDS encoding VOC family protein, which produces MSENPSTAEDTLTHDPASGLAGTDPVAPSEPDGPFGADPEAELLGESMPHPSEPSVTPFLMFEGDAGAAMDAYLTAFVEHLPVTEVRRDLFDDSTPRGAEWAGKVSHGELEIAGQRLRFFDSFTPHGFSFTPSISLFVELPDPTAVDAIHDALVSGGGADLMPPDDYGFSRRFAWVADRFGVTWQLNAV; this is translated from the coding sequence GCGAGAACCCGAGCACCGCCGAGGACACCCTGACGCACGACCCCGCGAGCGGACTGGCCGGCACGGATCCCGTGGCCCCGTCCGAGCCGGACGGCCCGTTCGGCGCCGACCCCGAGGCCGAGCTCCTCGGCGAGTCCATGCCGCACCCCTCCGAGCCCTCCGTGACGCCGTTCCTCATGTTCGAGGGGGACGCCGGCGCCGCCATGGACGCCTACCTCACCGCGTTCGTGGAGCACCTGCCAGTCACCGAGGTCCGCCGCGACCTGTTCGACGACTCGACGCCCCGCGGCGCCGAGTGGGCGGGCAAGGTCTCGCACGGCGAGCTCGAGATCGCGGGCCAGCGGCTGCGCTTCTTCGACTCGTTCACCCCGCACGGCTTCTCCTTCACCCCCTCGATCAGCCTCTTCGTGGAGCTGCCGGACCCCACGGCGGTGGACGCGATCCACGACGCCCTCGTCTCCGGCGGCGGCGCCGACCTCATGCCCCCGGACGACTACGGCTTCTCCCGCCGCTTCGCGTGGGTGGCCGACCGCTTCGGCGTGACGTGGCAGCTCAACGCGGTGTGA